In Serinicoccus marinus DSM 15273, the genomic stretch TCGGGGTGCGAGATGGCCCACGACTTCGGTGCCATCTCGCCGACGACCATGTGCAGGAAGACCACGATCGAGACCGCGATGGCCACGGCGATGGCGTGCACCGCCACGTCCGGGACGCCGACGGCGTGGATGACGGGCTCCAGCAGGTAGGCGACGGCCGGCTTGGCCAGCGCTCCGAGCGCCAGGGTGCACAGGGTGATGCCGAGCTGGGCGCCGGCGAGCATGAGCGAGAGCTCCCGCGAGGCGTCGACGGCGGCGCGCGCGGCGCGGCTGCCCGCCTCGGCGCGCTCCTCGAGGCGGTGCCGCTTGGCCGCGACGACCGCGAACTCGGCGCCGACGAAGAAGCCGTTGGCGATCAGCAGCAGCACGCTGACGAGCAGGGCCTGGGTGGTGCTCATCGGGCGACCTCCAGCTCGTCGGCCGCAGGTGTCGCGATGACCAGCCCGTCACCCAGGTGCTCGCGCTCCTCCTCGCCGAGCTCGCGCCACTCCTCGAGGGTGCGGGTGACCATCGGGTGCAGGGTGACCGTGTCGGGGACGTAGCGCTGCGTGGTGATGACGTCGATGCGGGTGAGGTGGACGTACTCCTCGCCCTCCCCGTCCCGGCCGTACCACGTGACGACCACGCTGTCCCCCTTCTCGGCGGTGCGGCCCAGCTGGTCCAGGACCAACCCGGACAACGTGTCGTAGTGCTCGTGCTCGGGCAGTTCCACCCCGGTCAGCTGCGCGACCTCGTCGATCCGCAACCGGGCCGAGAGGTCCCACATGCCGTCGGGACGGGCGGCGCTCGTGGCCTCCTCGTCGTCGTCCTCGTCCCAGATCTCGCCGACGACCTCCTCGGCGACGTCCTCGAAGGTGACGATCCCGGCGAAGCCGCCGTACTCGTCGACGACGACGGCCAGCTGCTGGTGCCCCTCCCGGAGCGCCTCGAGGACCTTCGGCAGCGGCAGCGACTCGGGGAGGATGAGCGCGTCGTCGGCCAGGTCGCGGACGAGGGTCGTGCGGCGCGCCTGGGGCTCGACCTCGAGGAGGTCGTGCAGGCCGATGACCCCGACGATGTCGTCGATGTCGCGCCCGATGACGGGGAAGCGTGCGTGCCCGCTCTGCAGGGCCTCGAGCACCACGGCGGCCTGCTCGTCGGCCTGGATCGTCTGGACCGACGTGCGCGGCGTCATGACCTCCTCGGCCACCCGCTCGCGGAAGGCGAGGCCGCGCTCGAGCAGGATCGACAGGTCCTCGTCGAGGGTGCCGCCGCTGTGCGACTCGGCGATGATCCGGGTGAGGTCCTCGGGGGTGGCGCCTTGGGGCAGCTCCTCGACGGGCTCGATGCCCACCGAGCGCAGCAGGGCGTTGGACGCCTTGTCGAAGAGGGCGATGACCGGGCCGAGCACGGTGAGGTAGAGCAGGGTGCTGCGGGACAG encodes the following:
- a CDS encoding hemolysin family protein, with amino-acid sequence MLILGGIAVIVVLTLMTGYFVAQEFAYVSVDRGRLRHLADEGDAAAQRALKVTSRLSFTLSGAQFGITVTALMVGYLGEALLVRGLTDSYADAGWLARAAMISLFSIGTLVFSTVLQMVIGELGPKNWAIARPVPLARALSRSTLLYLTVLGPVIALFDKASNALLRSVGIEPVEELPQGATPEDLTRIIAESHSGGTLDEDLSILLERGLAFRERVAEEVMTPRTSVQTIQADEQAAVVLEALQSGHARFPVIGRDIDDIVGVIGLHDLLEVEPQARRTTLVRDLADDALILPESLPLPKVLEALREGHQQLAVVVDEYGGFAGIVTFEDVAEEVVGEIWDEDDDEEATSAARPDGMWDLSARLRIDEVAQLTGVELPEHEHYDTLSGLVLDQLGRTAEKGDSVVVTWYGRDGEGEEYVHLTRIDVITTQRYVPDTVTLHPMVTRTLEEWRELGEEEREHLGDGLVIATPAADELEVAR